The sequence below is a genomic window from Fibrobacter sp. UWB10.
AAGGCCTATCGCATAAACCGAATTATCATTATTTTGCAAATGGTTGCCGCGTTTGTCTTGGCGGGTGTCATTTGGTTCGGAGTGGAACGCGTGACTGGCAATTAGGTGACTGGGATTTCAATGAAAGGTTTCGTTTTTAGCATATTGTCGTTGTTCTTGTTGGTGCTTTCGGGCTGTGCAAGCAAACCTGATACCACGCCGAAGGTGGAACCAATTAATCCGCCTGAAACAGAATCTTTTTCGGAACGCGCGCTTAAAGAAAAAATTTCGGATTCCCTTGCGATTCGTCCCTCGTGGACTTACTACCAGTATGCTTTGCAGGCAATGGATAACCAGGAATGGCTTTTGGCCAGGCATTACTTGGACGAATCCTTGCGTCAGTTGGTTTCTGAAAAATTTGATTCTACCTACAAGAATGTTTCGGCTGCAGAAGATTCTGCATACCATGCCTCGATGCCGATTCGCATTGTGCGTGCGTTAGATGAAGTTTACCCCAATGTGGCTGAACTTGGTGAAAGTGCCGAAAATTTTGTCAGGAACGAAGTCTCTATCGAAGGTGTCGATGCCCTTGATGAAAGTGAAGCCGATAGCGCTGCTTTGCAGGTGATTGAAAGTTTCTTGGATACGCTCGATGTGTCGCAATTTACGCTCCCGGTTCGCTTTAATGAACGCGTGCTGCAAGAAATCTACTACATGACTAATTCGGCTCGCGCTTTTATGTCGGGCTCCTTGAACCGTAAGACTGCTTACGATTCCTTGATTTATGCGCAGTTAGACGCCGCGAAAATGCCTCGCGACTTGATTTATTTGGCCTTGGTGGAATCGGGCTTCAAGCTCAAGGCCTACAGCCGCGCCAAGGCTTCTGGCATGTGGCAGTTCATTCCTGAAACGGGTAAACGTTACGGGCTCGAAGTGGATTACTGGGTCGACATGCGCCGTAATCCGGAACTTGCAACCAAGGCCGCCCTCAAGTACTTGAACCGCCTCCACGATGAATTTGATGACTGGCTTTTGGCGATGGCCGCCTACAACTGCGGCGAGGGCCGCGTGCGTCGCTTGCTTCGCGAAATGCAAGAAGATACAACCCGCGACACAACGATTGCCGTGACTTATTGGGATTTGGAACTCCCGAAAGAAACCATGCGTTATGTGCCGAGAATCTTGGCCGCCATGGTGATTGGACATTATCCGGAACAGTATGAAATGTCTGTTGAACAGACGTACCAGCCGGATTTTGATACGGTGACGGTTTTTGATTCGTTCCCGCTTGAAGAAGTCGCCAAACTTTTGAAGGTGACTGAAGATACTTTGCGTAGCCTGAATATGGAATTGGTAAAGTGGTGTACGCCGCCGAACAAGGAATCGTATTTGTTGCGCTTGCCGGTAGGCACTCGTAGTGCCTTTGTCGAGGGCTACGATAAAATGGAAAAGAACAATTTCTCGAGCTGGCATCACCACAAGGTTCGCAAGGGTGAAAACCTGGGCATTATCGCTCGCCAGTATGGTATCAAAATCTCGGAATTGCAGCAGGCAAACGACATGAAAAATACCCGCATTAGAGCCGGGCAGAGCTTGCTGATTCCGATCAAGGTGACGCCGAAACCGAAAGCCAATCGCGGCAAGAAACCTCAAAAGGTGCGCACCTATATCGTACAGTCCGGTGACGATGTCGCCGCAGTGGCTCGCAAGTTCGGAATTTCTCAAGATTCTGTTCGTGCATGGAATTCCTTGGATGTTGCAGCCGTCGTGAAGGCGGGCGATACTTTGGTCGTTTCTAAACCCGAACCGACACCCCAGGTCGAAAATGAAAGCGCTAAGAATCAGCCGTCTAAAAATCGCCCGAAGCTTGCGAAGGGCGAAAAGTATGCGGTTCGTGAAGGTGATACCTATGCTGCCATCGCTAAGATTTTCGACATTCCGGTCGTGATGCTTATGCAGGCTAACCAAGGCTTTAACAAGCGCTTGATGGTGGGTGATTCCCTGGTTATTCCGGAATACGTGCGCAAGAAGGGCGAAAAGAAACAGGCTAAGTCTGAATCTTCTAAGCCGGCCGCCAAGAAGCCTTCGAACGAAAAGGTTTCCGTTTATATCGTGCAGCAGGGCGATAACCTGAGCTCGATTTCCCGCAAGTTCGGAACGTCTGTTGCAAAGCTTCAGGAACTCAACAACATGGGTTCGAATACGAATTTGAGCGTGGGCCAAAAGCTAAAGGTTGCTGGCGCCCCCGAAGTGGAATACAAGATTCATACCGTCAAGAAAGGCGAGGGCCTTTGGGATATCGCTCGCCAGTACAAGGTGACCATTGAAGACATCGTCAAGTGGAACGATTTGCAGGACACCAAAATCAAGATGGGTCAAAAACTGAAAATCAAGCGCTAGAACAGCGTGATTCCTAAGCTGACATAGGGCTGGAAGAATGTGTCGTAATCCAGCATGAATTCGTCGCCGTCGCGGAATTCTCCAGTCTTGCGTTCGAAATAAGTGTGGAAATATTCGTGATTGTTGCGGAATCCGCCCGACAAGAAGAATCCGTGCCAGGCCATGCGTGCGCCAGCGCCGTAAGCGTAACCGTAAATGGCGGGCGAGGTGAACTTGGTGTCGTCGGCAAAGAAGGTCTTTCCGAATACGGCACCGCCGAATGCATAAAGCTTGAACATGAACTGGTGCTTGTAATTCATGACAATAGGTAGGGCAAAGTCAAAACCGAGTTGGAATAGGGCGGTGTGAATTTCGTGGCGGCCTTCGATGTCGCTTGTGTCGAACGGGGCTTCAAAGAAATCGTCGTATTCTTCAAAGTCTGCGTAGGCAGCTTTCTTATCTTGGGGCTCGTGGCTCACTCCCAGGTACTGGTAGCCCGCCATAAGGTAAATGTCGAACCATTCGGTTAGGGGAAGACTACCCGAAGCTCCGTAAATAAAGGTGTTGTCGAGGGTGATGTTGTG
It includes:
- a CDS encoding LysM peptidoglycan-binding domain-containing protein, whose translation is MKGFVFSILSLFLLVLSGCASKPDTTPKVEPINPPETESFSERALKEKISDSLAIRPSWTYYQYALQAMDNQEWLLARHYLDESLRQLVSEKFDSTYKNVSAAEDSAYHASMPIRIVRALDEVYPNVAELGESAENFVRNEVSIEGVDALDESEADSAALQVIESFLDTLDVSQFTLPVRFNERVLQEIYYMTNSARAFMSGSLNRKTAYDSLIYAQLDAAKMPRDLIYLALVESGFKLKAYSRAKASGMWQFIPETGKRYGLEVDYWVDMRRNPELATKAALKYLNRLHDEFDDWLLAMAAYNCGEGRVRRLLREMQEDTTRDTTIAVTYWDLELPKETMRYVPRILAAMVIGHYPEQYEMSVEQTYQPDFDTVTVFDSFPLEEVAKLLKVTEDTLRSLNMELVKWCTPPNKESYLLRLPVGTRSAFVEGYDKMEKNNFSSWHHHKVRKGENLGIIARQYGIKISELQQANDMKNTRIRAGQSLLIPIKVTPKPKANRGKKPQKVRTYIVQSGDDVAAVARKFGISQDSVRAWNSLDVAAVVKAGDTLVVSKPEPTPQVENESAKNQPSKNRPKLAKGEKYAVREGDTYAAIAKIFDIPVVMLMQANQGFNKRLMVGDSLVIPEYVRKKGEKKQAKSESSKPAAKKPSNEKVSVYIVQQGDNLSSISRKFGTSVAKLQELNNMGSNTNLSVGQKLKVAGAPEVEYKIHTVKKGEGLWDIARQYKVTIEDIVKWNDLQDTKIKMGQKLKIKR